In Priestia megaterium NBRC 15308 = ATCC 14581, the following proteins share a genomic window:
- a CDS encoding branched-chain amino acid aminotransferase — MTTYSIDVTLSQTKKEKPQSDQLQFGKIFTDHMFIMDYTESQGWHDARIVPYQPITLDPASMIFHYGQSVFEGLKAYVTKKEQVLLFRPDENFKRLNKSNDRLCIPHVDEDLALEALKQLIKIDREWIPTAEGTSLYIRPFVIATEPYLGVAPSGRYQFIIILSPVGSYYKEGIAPVKIAVESEFVRAVAGGTGTAKTGGNYASSLKAQQLSDSKGYSQVLWLDGVERKYIEEVGSMNIFFKIDGEVVTPSVNGSILEGITRKSIIELLKHWDMPVTERRISMEEIKQAYSEGKLEEAFGTGTAAVISPIGELFWNNEKMVINDGNTGEVSQKLYDTLTGIQNGTVEDPFGWAVEVE; from the coding sequence ATGACAACTTATTCAATCGATGTAACACTAAGTCAAACAAAAAAAGAAAAGCCGCAATCTGATCAATTGCAATTCGGGAAAATCTTCACGGACCATATGTTCATTATGGATTATACAGAAAGCCAAGGATGGCACGATGCTCGTATTGTACCTTATCAACCTATCACATTAGATCCGGCATCCATGATCTTTCATTACGGGCAGTCTGTTTTTGAAGGACTAAAAGCATATGTAACAAAAAAAGAGCAAGTATTATTATTTAGACCAGATGAGAACTTCAAACGTTTAAATAAATCAAACGATCGCCTTTGTATTCCTCATGTTGATGAAGACTTAGCGCTAGAAGCGTTAAAACAGCTGATTAAAATTGACCGCGAATGGATTCCTACTGCTGAAGGTACATCACTATACATTCGCCCGTTTGTCATCGCAACAGAGCCTTACTTAGGAGTAGCGCCATCTGGCCGCTATCAATTTATCATTATTCTTTCTCCAGTTGGTTCATATTATAAAGAAGGGATTGCCCCTGTAAAAATTGCGGTTGAAAGCGAATTTGTTCGTGCTGTAGCCGGAGGGACAGGGACGGCTAAAACAGGCGGAAACTATGCCTCAAGCTTAAAAGCTCAGCAGCTTTCTGACTCAAAAGGCTATTCACAAGTACTGTGGTTAGACGGAGTTGAACGCAAATACATTGAAGAAGTAGGAAGCATGAATATTTTCTTCAAAATCGATGGAGAAGTAGTAACGCCATCTGTGAACGGAAGCATTTTGGAAGGAATTACGCGTAAATCTATCATTGAGCTGTTAAAACACTGGGATATGCCTGTAACTGAGCGCCGTATTTCTATGGAAGAAATTAAGCAAGCTTATTCCGAAGGCAAACTAGAAGAGGCATTTGGAACAGGTACAGCTGCAGTTATTTCTCCAATTGGCGAACTATTTTGGAATAACGAGAAAATGGTTATCAACGATGGAAACACGGGAGAAGTATCACAAAAACTGTATGACACTCTAACAGGTATTCAAAATGGTACAGTGGAAGATCCATTCGGCTGGGCAGTGGAAGTAGAATAA
- a CDS encoding manganese-dependent inorganic pyrophosphatase — protein sequence MAKTLIFGHKNPDTDTICSAIAYADLKNKLGVEAEPVRLGDINGETQFALEKFNAELPRFVDEVSKETNEVILVDHNERQQSANDIDQVRVLEVIDHHRIANFETADPLYYRAEPVGCTATILNKMYKENGVEIESNIAGLMLSAIISDSLLFKSPTCTDQDVAAAKELAEIAGVDAEEYGLAMLKAGADLGDKTASQLISLDAKEFSMGTSKVEIAQVNAIDVNDVLVRKVELEEAITKTIEEKGLQLFLLVVTDILNSNSTALALGSAASKVEEAYNVTLENNTAVLEGVVSRKKQVVPVLTSVFA from the coding sequence ATGGCAAAGACGTTAATTTTTGGACATAAAAATCCTGACACAGATACAATCTGTTCTGCAATTGCATACGCTGATTTAAAGAATAAATTAGGTGTAGAAGCTGAACCAGTTCGATTAGGCGATATTAACGGCGAAACGCAATTCGCTCTTGAAAAGTTCAATGCTGAACTACCACGTTTCGTTGATGAAGTATCTAAAGAAACAAATGAAGTTATTTTAGTGGACCACAACGAACGCCAGCAAAGTGCAAACGATATTGATCAAGTTCGTGTGCTTGAAGTAATTGATCATCACCGTATTGCTAACTTTGAAACAGCAGATCCTTTATACTATCGTGCAGAGCCAGTTGGATGTACGGCAACGATCTTAAACAAGATGTATAAAGAAAACGGCGTAGAAATCGAATCTAACATCGCAGGTCTTATGCTATCAGCTATCATTTCTGATTCTTTATTATTCAAATCACCAACTTGCACAGACCAAGACGTTGCAGCTGCTAAAGAATTAGCGGAAATTGCAGGCGTAGATGCAGAAGAATACGGATTAGCAATGCTAAAAGCTGGAGCTGACTTAGGCGATAAAACAGCTTCACAATTAATTTCATTAGATGCTAAAGAATTCAGCATGGGCACAAGCAAAGTTGAAATTGCACAGGTGAATGCAATTGACGTAAACGACGTTTTAGTGCGCAAAGTTGAATTGGAAGAAGCGATTACTAAAACAATCGAAGAAAAAGGATTACAATTATTCCTTTTAGTTGTTACAGATATTTTAAACAGCAACTCTACTGCATTAGCATTAGGTTCTGCTGCTTCAAAAGTAGAAGAAGCATACAACGTAACGCTTGAAAACAATACAGCTGTCTTAGAAGGCGTTGTATCACGTAAAAAACAAGTAGTACCTGTATTAACATCTGTATTTGCTTAA
- a CDS encoding lysophospholipid acyltransferase family protein, with amino-acid sequence MYNVAAHTCKFLLKRRGKLHVRNREYLPMDTGFVIACSHKGWIDVVALGAAVLPHQIHFMAKKELFNHILTSNVLKKLNAFPVDRNNPGPSSIKIPIKLAKEGHIVGIFPSGTRTEEDVPLKKGAVTIASMAKVPIVPAVYKGPTNVKELFSKGPLVISFGKPIYLGEDKLTKDRLADVSNHLTSSIRALEETAR; translated from the coding sequence ATGTATAATGTCGCGGCTCACACATGTAAATTTTTATTGAAAAGGAGAGGGAAGCTCCACGTAAGGAACAGAGAGTATCTGCCAATGGATACAGGCTTTGTGATCGCTTGTTCGCATAAGGGATGGATAGACGTTGTAGCGCTTGGTGCGGCTGTTTTGCCTCACCAAATTCATTTTATGGCAAAAAAGGAGCTTTTTAATCATATACTCACTAGTAATGTATTAAAAAAACTCAACGCATTCCCAGTAGATCGTAACAACCCGGGACCCAGCAGCATTAAAATACCTATTAAATTAGCAAAAGAAGGACATATCGTCGGGATTTTCCCTAGCGGCACGCGAACAGAGGAAGACGTTCCCTTAAAAAAAGGAGCAGTCACTATAGCGAGCATGGCAAAGGTTCCTATTGTACCCGCAGTTTACAAAGGACCTACAAATGTAAAAGAACTATTTTCAAAGGGTCCTCTTGTTATCTCCTTTGGAAAACCTATCTACCTTGGAGAAGATAAACTGACAAAAGATCGCCTTGCCGACGTGTCAAACCATTTAACATCTTCAATTCGTGCGTTAGAGGAAACAGCAAGATAA
- a CDS encoding multidrug resistance efflux transporter family protein, with the protein MKAILWGLLSSMFFSATFIVNRAMNVSGTSWAWTASLRFLLALPILLILVLVQKKFTPLWMEMKKHPFAWLGWGTLAGIGFYSLLSFSSLFGPSWLIAGTWQVTILAGALISPLFYVTIQTADGNKKVRGSIPLKTLGISTFILAGVILMQVKEAENITLSQFVLGFLPVVMAAFLYPLGNRKMMEVCKGKLDTFQRVLGMAIASIPLSIIYAIYGFYTTGMPTAPQFSQAFILAMSSGVIATMTFFYATDLAKENLGLLGAVEATQSGSMIFTVLGEVFLLNGRVPTGIALAGMTIIVIGMIMNSMLNKKTKLSSAAPSRTLSK; encoded by the coding sequence ATGAAAGCAATTTTATGGGGGCTTCTCTCGTCCATGTTCTTTTCTGCTACATTTATTGTGAATCGTGCCATGAATGTATCTGGAACAAGCTGGGCTTGGACAGCATCTCTTCGTTTTTTATTAGCACTACCTATTTTACTCATTTTAGTACTTGTACAAAAGAAGTTTACACCATTATGGATGGAAATGAAAAAACATCCTTTCGCTTGGTTAGGTTGGGGAACTCTTGCAGGAATTGGATTTTATTCATTATTAAGTTTTTCTTCGCTTTTTGGACCGTCATGGCTCATAGCTGGAACGTGGCAAGTAACGATCTTGGCAGGTGCGCTCATTTCTCCCCTTTTCTATGTAACTATTCAAACTGCAGACGGAAACAAAAAAGTAAGAGGAAGCATTCCACTCAAAACGCTTGGTATTTCAACGTTTATTTTAGCGGGTGTGATTCTCATGCAAGTTAAAGAAGCTGAAAACATCACGCTTTCACAGTTTGTGTTGGGTTTTCTCCCTGTCGTCATGGCTGCTTTTTTATATCCGCTTGGAAATCGAAAAATGATGGAAGTTTGCAAAGGGAAATTAGATACATTTCAACGTGTTTTAGGTATGGCTATCGCCAGTATACCGCTAAGTATCATCTATGCGATATATGGATTTTATACAACTGGTATGCCAACAGCTCCTCAATTTTCTCAAGCCTTTATCTTAGCAATGAGTTCAGGTGTAATTGCTACGATGACGTTCTTTTACGCAACAGACTTGGCAAAAGAAAATTTAGGTTTGCTTGGAGCGGTTGAAGCAACTCAATCAGGCAGCATGATTTTTACCGTGCTTGGCGAAGTGTTTTTATTAAATGGCCGTGTGCCAACAGGGATTGCGTTAGCTGGTATGACGATAATCGTAATTGGAATGATTATGAACAGTATGCTAAACAAAAAAACAAAACTGTCTTCGGCCGCCCCGTCACGTACTCTATCAAAATAA
- a CDS encoding alpha/beta hydrolase has protein sequence MKQSFYYRGHQEKEIFAQKWDLENNSAKGVVQIVHGMAEHIGRYEYFANVLTQHGYIVCGNDHRGHGQTALKDEDKRFFAEENGFDTVVYDVIALTKHISTEHSGLPIFLFGHSMGSFLTRRYIQLNTEHIHGVILSGTGSIPSLSLQGGILAAQIEIKRKGLRSPSPLLDKLSFGQYNKSFHPARTPFDWLSQDNEAVDLYVNDPYCGGVFTAGFFYDLLTGIKQISNLANIKLVPSSLPVYLISGEHDPVGSYTKGVLKVYNDFKKAGLQDVSYRFFTQCRHELLNELNKDEVIEDILNWLDVQMDKKKVRV, from the coding sequence ATGAAACAATCCTTTTACTACAGAGGTCATCAGGAAAAAGAAATATTCGCACAAAAATGGGATCTTGAAAACAATTCTGCAAAAGGCGTTGTCCAAATAGTTCATGGAATGGCCGAACATATTGGACGCTACGAATACTTTGCTAATGTATTAACGCAACATGGCTACATCGTATGTGGGAATGATCACCGAGGTCACGGTCAAACAGCTTTAAAAGATGAAGACAAGCGTTTTTTTGCTGAAGAAAATGGTTTTGATACAGTAGTCTACGACGTGATTGCTCTGACTAAGCACATTTCAACGGAACACTCCGGCTTACCAATCTTTCTTTTCGGTCACAGCATGGGGTCTTTTCTAACGAGAAGATATATTCAATTGAATACAGAGCACATTCATGGTGTGATACTCTCAGGTACTGGCAGCATTCCTTCCCTTTCACTGCAGGGCGGCATATTAGCTGCGCAAATAGAGATAAAGAGAAAAGGGTTACGATCTCCTAGCCCTTTGCTTGATAAGCTCTCTTTTGGACAATACAATAAATCATTTCATCCTGCTCGGACACCTTTTGATTGGTTAAGTCAAGATAATGAAGCTGTAGATTTATATGTAAATGACCCTTATTGCGGAGGAGTTTTCACAGCGGGATTTTTCTATGACTTATTAACAGGAATCAAACAAATCTCTAACTTAGCTAATATAAAGCTAGTCCCATCAAGCCTGCCTGTTTATTTAATATCTGGAGAACATGATCCAGTAGGCAGCTATACAAAAGGTGTACTCAAAGTATATAACGACTTTAAAAAAGCCGGATTGCAGGACGTAAGCTACCGCTTTTTTACACAGTGCCGTCATGAGTTGCTTAATGAATTAAATAAAGATGAAGTGATAGAAGATATACTAAATTGGCTTGACGTGCAAATGGACAAAAAAAAGGTTCGTGTCTAA
- a CDS encoding nucleobase:cation symporter-2 family protein yields MNNQNRPFRLASLGLQHVLAMYAGAILVPLMVGRALNLNAHDLSYLVAIDLLTCGLATLLQAWTNRWFGIGLPVVLGSSFVAVTPMISIGTQYGISAVYGAIIAGGIFIVLAASFLGKIIKFFPPVVTGTVVTMIGLSLVPSAVRNMAGGVGSKDFGSLSNLLLSFGVLALILILNRFFSGFLRSLSVLIGIVAGTIAAILMGKVDFTNFNEASWLHVPTPFYFGMPTFEIGPILTMILVCLVIIIESTGVFLALGKLCDRELTEKDFTKGYRAEGIAIVLGGLFNAFPYNTFAQNVGLVQLSKVKTKNVVVVAGFILVLLGLVPKIAAFTTIIPTPVLGGAMVVLFGLVISSGIKMLSAVDLSKQENLLIIACSLSLGLGVTVVPDLFAQLPNALRVIVSDGVITGSLAAILLNLFFNTSIERKVPSVSLEKTDYSEIK; encoded by the coding sequence GTGAATAACCAAAATCGACCGTTTCGACTAGCTTCATTGGGATTACAGCACGTACTTGCTATGTATGCGGGTGCCATTCTCGTTCCGCTGATGGTGGGGCGCGCATTGAATTTAAATGCTCATGACTTATCCTATCTTGTGGCCATTGATTTACTAACATGCGGACTAGCTACGCTGCTGCAGGCATGGACGAACAGGTGGTTTGGTATTGGTCTTCCTGTTGTACTCGGAAGCTCATTTGTAGCGGTGACTCCTATGATTTCAATTGGAACTCAATATGGAATTAGCGCTGTTTACGGAGCGATTATTGCCGGTGGTATTTTCATCGTACTGGCAGCAAGTTTTTTAGGCAAAATTATTAAATTTTTCCCTCCCGTTGTCACCGGAACGGTTGTGACGATGATTGGTTTATCGCTTGTACCATCCGCTGTCCGAAATATGGCAGGAGGAGTGGGAAGCAAAGATTTTGGTTCTCTTTCTAATCTTCTTCTTTCTTTTGGTGTTCTAGCGCTTATTTTAATTTTAAATCGATTTTTCAGCGGTTTTCTTCGTTCTCTTTCTGTGTTGATTGGAATTGTAGCCGGAACAATAGCCGCTATATTAATGGGAAAAGTTGATTTTACTAATTTTAATGAAGCTTCTTGGCTGCACGTTCCCACTCCTTTTTATTTTGGGATGCCCACTTTTGAAATCGGGCCCATCTTAACAATGATTCTCGTATGCTTGGTCATTATTATTGAGTCTACAGGCGTATTTTTAGCGTTAGGAAAGCTGTGTGATCGGGAATTAACGGAAAAGGATTTTACAAAAGGCTACCGTGCAGAAGGAATCGCCATTGTCCTTGGAGGGCTATTTAATGCTTTCCCTTACAATACATTCGCTCAGAATGTAGGACTGGTTCAATTATCGAAAGTAAAAACAAAAAATGTAGTGGTAGTAGCCGGCTTCATTCTCGTATTACTGGGGCTTGTTCCGAAAATAGCTGCTTTTACAACCATTATTCCCACCCCTGTTTTAGGAGGAGCAATGGTCGTGTTATTTGGTTTAGTTATTTCATCAGGCATCAAAATGCTAAGTGCTGTTGATTTGTCCAAACAAGAAAATTTGCTGATTATTGCGTGCTCTCTTTCACTCGGCCTTGGTGTAACGGTGGTACCTGATTTATTCGCTCAGCTCCCAAATGCTTTGCGCGTAATTGTAAGCGATGGAGTTATTACGGGAAGTTTAGCTGCCATTTTATTAAATCTCTTTTTTAACACATCAATTGAACGAAAAGTACCTTCTGTCTCTTTAGAGAAGACAGATTATTCAGAAATAAAATAA
- the ilvD gene encoding dihydroxy-acid dehydratase, whose protein sequence is MAELRSNMIKKGFDRAPHRSLLRAAGVKEEDFGKPFIAVVNSYIDIVPGHVHLQEFGKIVKDAIREAGGVPFEMNTIGVDDGIAMGHIGMRYSLPSREIIADSVETVVSAHWFDGMVCIPNCDKITPGMLMASLRLNIPTVFVSGGPMKAGVTSDGRKISLSSVFEGVGAHQAGKLDDKGLLELEQFGCPTCGSCSGMFTANSMNCLAEALGLALPGNGTILAVAPERREFVKKSAKQLMELIKLDLKPRDIVTEKAIDNAFALDMALGGSTNTVLHTLALANEAEIEYPLERINEVAERVPHLAKLAPASDVFIEDLHEAGGVSAALNELSKKEGALHLDTMTVTGKTLGENIAGCDVKDYNVIHPIDKPFTEKGGLAVLFGNLAPDGAIIKTGGVQDGITRHEGPAIVFESQDEALHGIANGKVKEGHVVVIRYEGPKGGPGMPEMLAPTSQIMGMGLGAKVALLTDGRFSGASRGLSIGHASPEAAEGGPLAFVEDGDHIVIDIEDRSMNVQVSPDVWEERKANWKGFEPKVKKGYLARYSKLVTSASTGGIMKI, encoded by the coding sequence GTGGCAGAATTAAGAAGTAACATGATCAAAAAAGGATTCGACAGAGCACCGCACCGCAGCCTACTGCGTGCAGCTGGTGTAAAAGAAGAGGATTTCGGCAAACCGTTTATTGCGGTTGTCAATTCATATATTGATATTGTACCAGGTCATGTTCACTTACAAGAGTTTGGTAAAATCGTAAAAGATGCGATTCGCGAAGCTGGTGGCGTACCTTTTGAAATGAACACTATCGGTGTAGATGACGGTATTGCGATGGGACATATCGGTATGCGTTATTCATTACCAAGTCGTGAAATCATTGCTGACTCAGTTGAAACGGTAGTATCTGCTCACTGGTTTGATGGAATGGTATGTATTCCAAACTGTGATAAAATCACGCCTGGGATGTTAATGGCTTCATTACGTCTGAATATTCCGACAGTTTTTGTTAGCGGCGGACCAATGAAGGCTGGCGTAACGAGCGACGGTCGTAAGATTTCTCTTTCTTCAGTATTTGAAGGCGTAGGAGCTCATCAAGCTGGTAAACTTGATGATAAAGGATTACTTGAATTAGAACAATTTGGCTGTCCGACATGCGGATCTTGTTCAGGAATGTTTACAGCGAACTCAATGAACTGCTTAGCTGAAGCGTTAGGACTTGCTTTACCTGGAAATGGTACAATCTTAGCAGTTGCTCCTGAACGGAGAGAATTTGTTAAAAAATCAGCTAAACAGCTTATGGAATTAATTAAATTAGATTTAAAACCACGTGATATCGTAACAGAAAAAGCAATCGATAACGCATTTGCTTTAGACATGGCGTTAGGTGGTTCTACAAATACAGTTCTTCATACGCTAGCTCTTGCGAATGAAGCTGAAATTGAGTACCCATTAGAGCGTATTAATGAAGTAGCGGAACGCGTGCCTCACCTGGCAAAACTCGCTCCGGCTTCGGATGTATTTATTGAGGACTTACATGAAGCAGGAGGCGTATCGGCTGCTTTAAACGAGCTATCTAAAAAAGAAGGAGCTCTTCATTTAGATACGATGACGGTTACTGGAAAAACGCTAGGCGAAAACATTGCCGGCTGCGATGTAAAAGACTATAACGTTATCCATCCAATCGATAAGCCGTTCACCGAAAAAGGCGGACTTGCTGTATTGTTTGGTAACTTAGCTCCAGACGGCGCGATCATTAAAACAGGCGGTGTTCAAGACGGCATTACTCGCCACGAAGGACCAGCAATTGTATTTGAGTCTCAAGACGAGGCGCTGCACGGTATTGCTAATGGAAAAGTAAAAGAAGGACATGTTGTAGTCATCCGCTATGAAGGACCAAAAGGCGGACCGGGAATGCCTGAAATGCTAGCTCCAACTTCTCAAATTATGGGAATGGGACTAGGCGCAAAAGTAGCGCTATTAACGGACGGACGCTTCTCTGGGGCTTCCCGTGGATTATCAATTGGCCACGCGTCTCCAGAAGCTGCTGAAGGCGGACCGCTAGCATTTGTAGAAGATGGCGACCACATCGTGATTGACATTGAGGATCGTTCGATGAACGTTCAAGTTTCTCCAGATGTTTGGGAAGAACGAAAAGCAAACTGGAAAGGCTTTGAGCCGAAAGTGAAAAAAGGCTATCTTGCAAGATATTCTAAACTTGTAACTTCTGCTAGCACAGGCGGAATTATGAAAATCTAA
- a CDS encoding GNAT family N-acetyltransferase, whose translation MKIKQITTKEQLEEVFHIRKTVFVEEQGVPLKDEFDEHEKTAKHMLIYYNNEPAASGRFRIVDDYAKIERICVLKEFRKYGLGKEVVASLEEAAKKEGLTQAKLHGQVQAEPFYHKLGYKTVSDVFMEDGIPHVIMKKEFSC comes from the coding sequence ATGAAAATTAAGCAAATTACAACAAAAGAGCAGCTTGAAGAAGTATTTCATATACGTAAAACAGTGTTTGTTGAAGAACAAGGCGTGCCATTAAAAGATGAATTTGATGAACATGAGAAAACGGCAAAACATATGTTGATTTACTATAACAATGAACCGGCAGCTTCTGGTAGATTCCGCATAGTAGACGATTACGCCAAAATAGAGCGGATATGCGTATTAAAGGAATTTAGAAAATACGGGCTCGGAAAAGAAGTGGTGGCCAGCTTAGAAGAAGCAGCGAAAAAAGAAGGATTAACTCAAGCTAAGCTTCACGGTCAAGTTCAGGCTGAACCTTTTTATCATAAATTAGGCTATAAGACGGTTTCAGATGTCTTTATGGAAGACGGTATCCCACACGTTATCATGAAAAAAGAATTTTCTTGTTAA
- a CDS encoding helix-turn-helix domain-containing protein yields the protein MHSEEMMKKVGNELRKIRTQREFTLDELADRTGVSKLTLGKIERGETNPTLGVMWKITTGLNIPLTKLVSVQPSVAVSKCGEGFSLKGPDEAWKVEFIFQNQIDSTIEMYRAFLSPLATYCPEPHHKGLIEVATVMEGRIEMKIEEELYELKQFDSIKFEGSHVHSYKNLEERPAVLHLLLKYEE from the coding sequence ATGCATTCAGAAGAAATGATGAAAAAGGTAGGCAACGAGCTTAGAAAAATAAGAACACAGCGAGAATTCACACTCGATGAATTAGCAGATAGGACGGGAGTCAGCAAACTCACGTTAGGGAAAATTGAAAGAGGGGAGACTAATCCAACCCTAGGAGTAATGTGGAAAATAACAACAGGTTTAAATATCCCTTTAACTAAATTAGTGTCAGTACAACCTTCAGTGGCTGTATCTAAGTGCGGAGAAGGTTTTTCTCTCAAAGGACCGGACGAAGCGTGGAAAGTAGAATTTATTTTTCAAAATCAAATAGATTCAACTATTGAAATGTACCGAGCCTTTCTTTCTCCTCTCGCTACATACTGTCCTGAACCTCATCATAAAGGATTAATTGAAGTAGCCACGGTAATGGAAGGAAGAATCGAAATGAAAATAGAAGAAGAGCTATACGAGCTAAAACAATTTGACTCTATAAAATTTGAAGGAAGTCATGTACACTCATACAAAAATCTTGAAGAACGTCCAGCTGTTCTGCATTTACTGCTAAAATATGAGGAGTAA
- a CDS encoding DUF4240 domain-containing protein codes for MQITLVYKDEQSNKFWKVERRDSKLVIHFGKVDTAGRMQVKEFVSAEACEAEAEKLIRAKLKKGYKPLTCSMQVMKDSTMSEALFWELIKKAKTKLDVDEQMEWLRSTLAKRSEKDIFRFDQLLNQHFDQSYTSSLWAAAYIVMGGCSDDCFDYFRAWLLYQGKDIYYKAIESPETMISVLKPLEAEGYAPQLEELLSVACEAYEEKTGLDNDYYYDKYDQFDPVWYDEQDLDLDWDEDDEDGLQMRFPVLWSRYWNNHLEY; via the coding sequence ATGCAAATAACCTTAGTGTATAAAGATGAGCAATCGAATAAATTTTGGAAAGTTGAAAGAAGAGACAGCAAGTTAGTCATTCACTTTGGAAAAGTTGATACAGCCGGTCGCATGCAAGTGAAAGAGTTTGTTTCCGCAGAAGCTTGTGAAGCGGAAGCTGAAAAGCTGATTCGTGCAAAATTGAAGAAAGGATATAAACCTTTAACTTGTTCGATGCAAGTAATGAAAGACAGTACGATGTCAGAGGCTCTCTTTTGGGAACTGATAAAAAAGGCGAAGACAAAATTAGATGTCGACGAGCAAATGGAATGGCTCCGCTCCACGCTAGCGAAGCGTTCTGAAAAGGACATTTTTCGCTTTGATCAGCTATTAAATCAGCATTTTGATCAATCCTATACTTCTTCATTGTGGGCAGCAGCTTATATTGTAATGGGCGGTTGTTCAGATGATTGTTTTGATTATTTTAGAGCGTGGCTTTTATATCAGGGAAAAGACATATATTATAAAGCGATTGAATCTCCTGAGACGATGATTTCTGTACTTAAACCACTAGAAGCAGAAGGCTATGCTCCTCAATTAGAAGAATTACTTTCTGTAGCGTGTGAAGCTTACGAAGAAAAGACAGGTTTAGATAACGATTATTATTATGATAAATATGACCAGTTTGATCCAGTGTGGTACGATGAGCAAGATTTGGATCTTGATTGGGATGAAGATGATGAGGATGGTTTACAGATGCGATTCCCTGTGCTTTGGAGCCGCTATTGGAACAATCATCTCGAATATTAA